The genomic interval GCAGCAACGGTTATTGGCGCATTCATGGTCAAACCCGATGTTGCCGAACTCCAATCCCATGAAAATGTCCCGTTGGCAACAGCCTCTGACAAATTCATTGCCAGTAAGATTGGCGTGCCTAAAGACAGCGACTCGTTCGGCTCGAGAATCGCGCCACTTGAAACCGTGAATTCACTCAGTTGATTTGGAGTAGAGTTGAATTCTGAAAACCCAAGCGCGCCGACGCCGTATTCGTTTACCACACGAGCAGAGTCACTGGCTAATTGGTCTTCGATGCTGTTCCATGATGTAACGGAAAGACAGCCATCGGCGCATTTGATAGAGTAGGCATCGAAGTCAATGTCGAGCATACCACGATTTCTCAGCGTTGCAGAACCATCATTTCCAAGTTCCAAAACGAGTTCCGCTTGAGCCTGACTAACAGCAACTAGGGTTACCAACGCCGCAAAGATAAAATGATGGTGAGTTGATTTGATCATGGTGGATGCGATTGTTCAACCAACGATTCATCTAGTGTGCGAACATCGAGGACGGTGAAGTCGGCCGGGTTTCCAGGGCGGAGACTGGACTTCAAATAGATCGATGAAACGTTTGTATAGGTGTTTATGTGTTGCTTGAAGTGGACTCGAGCCCGATCCGCGTTGCCATGTCTGAATGATCGAGCAAACGAATCATACTTTGGCACAACGGCGTAGGAAAGCTTTGAATCCGAGCCATTTCGATCTGACAATTTTTTGGACACTACTCGCTGATCGCCACCACTGGTTCCCAGGCTCCTGCCTGCCGATCTGCTGACAATTTCCAGGCTACGCTGTTTTTCGCGAGGCAGAGCCTCGAGGGCAGTGCGTTCCCAGGCGTGAGCCGGGAATGAGCGTTCTGCGGGGTGGCGATCAGCGAGAAGTGTCTTTTCTTGTTCGAGACTGGTAGGGGCCGGCGAGTAGATCCGCCTGGAAAGACTGACGTCCGTCTATGCAATGATGTCGTGGGCGACGTCGCCGTAGACGTCGGTCAGACGGAAGTCGCGACCGGCGTAACGGTACGTCAGTTGTTCGTGATCCAAGCCCAACAGGTGCAGGATCGTGGCGTGCCAGTCGTGTACGTGGCACTTGTTCTCGACCGCTTCGAAACCATGTTCATCGGTGGCACCGTAGCTCATCCCGCCTTTGACTCCGCCGCCGGCCATCCAAATCGTGTAGCCTTTGTTGTTGTGGTTGCGGCCGTCGCCGTTTTGGCCCGACGGTGTTCGACCGAACTCACCGCCCCAAATCACCAACGTGTCCTTCAGCAAATCTCGTTGTTTGAGGTCTGCCAGCAGGCCTGCGATCGGTTTGTCACAGGCTTCCGCGCGTGCTTGGTGGTCTGCAGAGAGACGCACGTGTTGATCCCAGTTTCCGTGGGTGACTTCGATGAAACGCACGCCGGCTTCTGCAAATCGTCGAGCCAACAAACATTGTTTGCCGAACGTTGCGGTGGGGCCGCCATCGGCACCGTACATCGCCAGTGTTTGCGAGGACTCGTCGGACGTGTCCATCAATTCCGGCATCGCGCTCTGCATGCGGAATGCCAATTCATAAGATTCGATCACGCCCTCGACGCCCGGATGATCGGGTTGTCGCTTTGCTTTGTCGCGATTGAGTGCTTGGATGAAATCCAACTGGGTGCGTTGTTGGCGATCGGATAGATTTGGGTTCTTGATATCGGGGACCGTTTCTTGACTCGCCATGCCTTGCGCGAATCGGCTGCCGCGACCGACTTTGGTGCCCCCGTAGATTGCGGGCAAGAACGCGCTGCCGTAGTTACGAGAACTGCCCGAGGGTGGGCTGAGCGAGACGAAGCCGGGCAGACTATCGTTCTCGGTTCCCAAACCGTAAAGCGTCCAGGCACCCAAGGAGGGACGCACGAACTGGGCCGTCCCGGTGTGCATCTGCGTCATCGCGCCGGGGTGGACCGGTTGATCACAATGCATCGAACGCAGCAAGCACATGTCGTCGGCGTGCTCGGCGACGTTGGAGAACAAATCCGAAATCCACAAACCGCTGTCGCCATGCTGGCGAAACTGCCAAGGTGATTTCAACAGAGAGCCGCCGTACAAACCACGTTTGCCGTGGTCCAACGCTAGTCGTGGTTTGTAGTCAAAGGTGTCCACATGCGACGGTCCGCCCTGCATGCACAGAAAGATCACGCGTTTGGCGCGAGCGGGAAAGTGCGGCTGTTTTGCCGCCAATGGATTCTGACTTTCTCCCACGGCCACACCTGCATCGGTGGCGAGACCGCGTCGAGCGTTGGCAGCCGTCAGCCCGGCGAACGCCACATAGCCGAATCCGGCCGAAGTGGATTTCAGCAAGTCGCGTCGTGAAATATTCATGAGATGGACTCTCGAAAAGGTGGCGTATTGAAAAAGCAGGTGAAGCGAAAAGACTGTCTCTAATCCAAGTATCGGAACTCGGCGGCGGCGAACAGCGACTGGCAAAACGCGGCCATCACGGACAAATCAGAATCGCCGCGACCGGTTGGATTGCTGGAACGTTGCTCGGCTGATTTGCTGAAGCTGCGCAGGAAATCCGCAGACGCTTGTTTCTCGCCGGCGGTCGGCGGTCGACCGTACGCCAGCAGGAAGGCTTGCGTGATCTGGTCTCCGACGCGACTGGCGTTTTGAGTCAATCGCTCCGCAAACGATTCGCTGGCTCTCAGCACCAGCGGATTGTTCATCATGTATAGGGCTTGATTGGGAGTGTTGGACGATTCACGATCTCCGATCACCATGCTGGCGTCCGCGAAATCGAACACGTCGAGCGAGCGGGGGACCAGGTCACGAACGATCGGCAAGTAAACGCTTCGGTAATTCGCGTCGACTTTATCGAGCGAGACTTTCTTGGCGACTTGTTCGGCGACTGCCTGCATCGTTTCTCGCTGCATCTGTCGACCCATTTCGCCGTCCACTATGGCTTGTGCTGCTTGACTGGGCCTTCCAGATGGACCGGGCCTGCCTCGAAATGTTCCGCCTCGCTGAGCGAAGCGTTGTCGCATGGCTTCACCAATTCTCTCGCGATACTCCTCGCGTTTCTGCTCGATGACTTCCTGTGTCACGGTTCGAACCATTTCACGCGGATCGGCGAGTGTTTCACCACGCACACGCATGTAACCGGCTTGGGCGACGTCGGAGCCACGCGGCCGTTGGGTGTCCAGCTCGCCACAGATGCTCAGCATCGCATCTCGTAGCGACTCAGCATCCAGACGTTTTGCGTTGGCGTGCCACAGCAAGGCGTTGTCGGGGTCGTATTGATGGCTGCGTTGGTCGAAGGTCGTGTCCATTCGATAGACGCGTGACGTGACGATTCGGCGAATCAGAGATTTGACAGACCAACCCGAGTTGACGAACTCGATCGCCAAGTGATCCAGCAATTCGGGATGCGACGGTGCGGTTCCGGTGGCACCGAAGTTTTCCGTGGAGGTCACGAGTCCTTGGCCGAGCAAGTGTTTCCAGATGCGATTGACCATCACGCGGGCGGTCAGTGGGTTGTCTGGACTGGCGATCCAGCGGGCCAGTTCCAAGCGACCGCTTTCGTCGGCGTCGATCGAAAGTGGTTGATCGGAAAGTGCATCGGGAATACCACGAGGAACGACTTGCGCGGGTTGATCGATTTCGCCGCGAACCAAAACGCGGGCGTCGCGGGGGCTTGGCGAGTCTTGAACGCCCATGCAGTAGCTGAGCGGGTTGCCGTTTTCGTCAACGACGCCCAACTTTGCGGAGACTTCTGCCATTTGGTTGCCGATGCGGATGCGTTGATTGATCCCGTTCTGGGCCGAGCCGGAGTCGCGACGCAGATTGGCGAGCTGGCTTTGCAAGTCTCGCATCTGATCGTGCAAGTCCTCCAGTTCCGAGGCGGTGTAGGACTTGTCGAACGGATTGGGGTCTTGGACGGGCAACAGGATCAAGCTGCTGATGCGACGTGACTGCGGCGTCACGGGAGTACCGTACTTGGACGGCGGGTTACCGAAATAAGTTTTGGTGCTGGCAAAGATCCCGGCCATCGCGTAGTAGTCCGTTTGGCGGATCGGGTCAAACTTGTGATCATGGCAACGTGCACAAGCGACCGAGGTGCCCAAAAAGACACGTGTCGTGGTATCGATTTGTTCGTCGATCAAATCGGCGTTGAACTGCACACCGCTTTGTTCGTTCACGTTCTTGGTACCCATTGCCAGGAAGGTCGTCGCGATCAAGTTTTCCGTCCACTGCTGATCGTCTTGGACGGGCAACAGGTCGCCGGCGATTTGTTCTTGGATGAAGCGGTCGAATGGCTTGTCATCGTTGAACGAGTCGATGACGTAGTCTCGGTACCGCCAGGCGTGCGGATACGTCGTGTTGACTTCGCGTCCGGTCGATTCCCCGTAGCGGGCAACGTCCAGCCAGTGGCGTCCCCAGCGTTCGCCGAACTGTTCCTTTTCCAACAAGCGGTCCAATGTTGTCGCGATGGCTTGATCGGGATCCGACTGCCATGCTTTTTCGAACCACGTGATCTGTTGCGGCGTGGGAGGCAATCCGACGATGTCAAAGCAGAGTCGTCGCAAGATTTTGTAGGACGGTGCGTCGGGGGCTGGTTGCAAATCGACCGACTCCAGTTTTCCCAGGACGTGTCGATCGATATCGGTTCGCGACCACGAGGCATCATTGACGACCGGAGTGGTGGTCTTGGCAGTCGGTTTGTATGCCCAAAAGGATTCCTTGGCTTCTTGGATGTCTTCGCTGGTGATCTGTGATTTGATCTCCGCGATTTTGGTCACGCGGGGATCGGGCGCGCCCATCTCGATCCATTCTCGAAAGTCGGCGATCTCACGATCACTCAACTTGCGTTTGGGCGGCATCACAAAATCCGTGTGCGTGATCGCGTTGTAGATCAGGCTTTCCTCCAGGTTGCCGGGAACGATTCCAGGACCGCTGTCGCCACCCAGATGAGTCAGCGATCGGGTATCCAGCCGCAGTCCGCCTCGGGCTTGGCCGGACTGGTTGGAGTGGCAACCGTAACACTCGCGGATCATCACCGGTCGAATGTTGGTCTCAAAGAATTTCAACTGCTCTGGCGTGATCACTTGTTCGACCGATTCGCCCATTTCGTCGGTTATCGCGTCCTGAGCGGTCGATGTGGGAGCAAGACATAGCAATAAGACGAGGATTGCGGCGTAGGCGACGGTACCTCTTTGAGACTTCAACGCCGATCCGTTTCTCGTCGCGATTGGTAATGGGATTCGCCAGAATTCCTGTTGAGAGGGATTTTCGCGAGAGGGATTTCTGGCGAAATCCATTACGTGGCGGGGATTTCTGGCGAAATCCAATGCGTGAGTGAGCTTTCTGGCGAAAGCCATAACGTGAGTGGCGGCTGCCCGTTTTCGGCTGAGCAAGCGGTCAAGAACCGTGAATCGGTGGTTACTCATGGCGGTGACTTTTCTCTAATGAGCGGCGATAACGGACATTCCGGCGGTGTCTACAATCAGTACGGTACAGGACAGCGTGTCGCGACAGACAATTTGGAACAATCTCACAAGAATGAAAAACCGCCCTCGGAAGCGGGTTTCGGCGAAACGAAGCTGAAAATGGCGGGGTTGTAACGTAGGAACGGACGCGACTTTTCTAATCATGGCAACCGCAGATCGATTCATGAACGCCACCGACCGACCCACCGATGAGCTGATCGACCGAATGCGGTCGGGGGACACCGATGCGCTGGCGGAGGTTTTTTCACAGTGCCAAGACCGCTTGCGACGGATCATTCGATTCCGATTGGATTATCGGATCGCTGGGCGGATCTCCGACTCGGACGTGCTGCAGGAGTCCTATTTGGCAGCGGCAAAGCGTTTGCAGCACTTCGCCGCAGACAGCGAGATGGATCCCTTTCTCTGGTTGCGATTGATCACCAGTCAGAAACTTGTCGATCTGCATCGTCAACACGTCGCGGCGGAGCGACGCGATGTTCGTCGTGAGATCTCGATCGCCGATCAGCCGATGTCCGCGGCGACTTCGGTTGCGATCGCCGCGCATCTGATCGGGGGCGATCCGACCGCCAGCAAGTTGCTGGAGCAAGCCGAGCGGATCAATCGATTAGAGCAAACGCTGAACGAAATGGACGCGACGGATCGAGAAGTCATCGCGTTGCGACATTTCGAAGAGCTCTCCAACGTGGAGACGGCCGCCGTGCTCGGGATCGAACCGCCCGCGGCGAGCAAGCGATACGTTCGGGCCATGCGTCGCCTAAGCGAACTGATGGCAAGTTTGCAACCCAGTCAGTCGGAGTGAAGCCAGTGGACTCGACTTGGGATCAGATTGCCGAAGCCTATGCAGCTCAGTGTCGTCAAGGATTGTCGCCCGACCCCGAGTCTTTTTTAGCCGGGCAGACCGATCCCGACGGTGAGCTTCGCAGCCTGCTGGAATCGATCGCCATGATCGAAGGGCTCAAGAAGGCCGGTCCTGACTTACCCGGCAAACGCAATCGGCTCTCGCTCAGCAAACTTACTCGGCTGGACGAGTATCGAATCGTCGACGAATTGGGACGCGGCGGAATGGGCGTGGTCTTTCAAGCCGTCCATGAATCGCTCGGTCGCCGTGTGGCCATCAAGGTACTCTCGACGCGGGACTTGGATGACGAACGTTTGTTGAAACGGTTTCAGCAGGAAGCCAAGGCAGCGGCGCGACTGACACATTCCAACATCGTGCCCGTCTATGGTGTTGGTCATTGTGACGGATA from Stieleria varia carries:
- a CDS encoding DUF1501 domain-containing protein, which translates into the protein MNISRRDLLKSTSAGFGYVAFAGLTAANARRGLATDAGVAVGESQNPLAAKQPHFPARAKRVIFLCMQGGPSHVDTFDYKPRLALDHGKRGLYGGSLLKSPWQFRQHGDSGLWISDLFSNVAEHADDMCLLRSMHCDQPVHPGAMTQMHTGTAQFVRPSLGAWTLYGLGTENDSLPGFVSLSPPSGSSRNYGSAFLPAIYGGTKVGRGSRFAQGMASQETVPDIKNPNLSDRQQRTQLDFIQALNRDKAKRQPDHPGVEGVIESYELAFRMQSAMPELMDTSDESSQTLAMYGADGGPTATFGKQCLLARRFAEAGVRFIEVTHGNWDQHVRLSADHQARAEACDKPIAGLLADLKQRDLLKDTLVIWGGEFGRTPSGQNGDGRNHNNKGYTIWMAGGGVKGGMSYGATDEHGFEAVENKCHVHDWHATILHLLGLDHEQLTYRYAGRDFRLTDVYGDVAHDIIA
- a CDS encoding PSD1 and planctomycete cytochrome C domain-containing protein: MKSQRGTVAYAAILVLLLCLAPTSTAQDAITDEMGESVEQVITPEQLKFFETNIRPVMIRECYGCHSNQSGQARGGLRLDTRSLTHLGGDSGPGIVPGNLEESLIYNAITHTDFVMPPKRKLSDREIADFREWIEMGAPDPRVTKIAEIKSQITSEDIQEAKESFWAYKPTAKTTTPVVNDASWSRTDIDRHVLGKLESVDLQPAPDAPSYKILRRLCFDIVGLPPTPQQITWFEKAWQSDPDQAIATTLDRLLEKEQFGERWGRHWLDVARYGESTGREVNTTYPHAWRYRDYVIDSFNDDKPFDRFIQEQIAGDLLPVQDDQQWTENLIATTFLAMGTKNVNEQSGVQFNADLIDEQIDTTTRVFLGTSVACARCHDHKFDPIRQTDYYAMAGIFASTKTYFGNPPSKYGTPVTPQSRRISSLILLPVQDPNPFDKSYTASELEDLHDQMRDLQSQLANLRRDSGSAQNGINQRIRIGNQMAEVSAKLGVVDENGNPLSYCMGVQDSPSPRDARVLVRGEIDQPAQVVPRGIPDALSDQPLSIDADESGRLELARWIASPDNPLTARVMVNRIWKHLLGQGLVTSTENFGATGTAPSHPELLDHLAIEFVNSGWSVKSLIRRIVTSRVYRMDTTFDQRSHQYDPDNALLWHANAKRLDAESLRDAMLSICGELDTQRPRGSDVAQAGYMRVRGETLADPREMVRTVTQEVIEQKREEYRERIGEAMRQRFAQRGGTFRGRPGPSGRPSQAAQAIVDGEMGRQMQRETMQAVAEQVAKKVSLDKVDANYRSVYLPIVRDLVPRSLDVFDFADASMVIGDRESSNTPNQALYMMNNPLVLRASESFAERLTQNASRVGDQITQAFLLAYGRPPTAGEKQASADFLRSFSKSAEQRSSNPTGRGDSDLSVMAAFCQSLFAAAEFRYLD
- a CDS encoding sigma-70 family RNA polymerase sigma factor is translated as MATADRFMNATDRPTDELIDRMRSGDTDALAEVFSQCQDRLRRIIRFRLDYRIAGRISDSDVLQESYLAAAKRLQHFAADSEMDPFLWLRLITSQKLVDLHRQHVAAERRDVRREISIADQPMSAATSVAIAAHLIGGDPTASKLLEQAERINRLEQTLNEMDATDREVIALRHFEELSNVETAAVLGIEPPAASKRYVRAMRRLSELMASLQPSQSE